In a genomic window of Streptococcus oralis subsp. tigurinus:
- a CDS encoding MerR family transcriptional regulator — MYHIKEAAQLSGVSVKTLHHYDKIGLLVPLKLENGYRTYSKEDLERLQVILYYKYLGFSLEKIAELLKEERADLLPHLTKQLEYLTRERQHLDTLISTLKKTIQDQKGERKMTIEEKFTGFSYQDNQKYHQEAVEKYGQEVMDQAFERQKGREDESTAAFNQVFQSLAQNLQAGLPATAIENQEQAVKLLQAIRTYGFDCSIEVFGHIGKGYVCNPEFKENIDKFGSGTAQYTSDVIAAYVRTNAE, encoded by the coding sequence ATGTACCATATAAAAGAAGCTGCGCAGCTTTCAGGTGTCTCTGTTAAGACTCTGCATCACTACGATAAGATAGGGCTCTTGGTTCCCTTAAAGTTGGAAAACGGCTATCGAACCTATAGTAAAGAGGATTTGGAACGCCTTCAGGTTATTCTGTATTATAAATATCTAGGTTTTTCTTTAGAAAAAATAGCAGAGCTGTTAAAGGAAGAAAGGGCAGATTTATTGCCCCATTTGACTAAGCAGTTGGAGTATTTGACTCGAGAAAGGCAACACCTGGATACCTTGATTTCCACCTTGAAAAAAACCATTCAAGATCAAAAAGGAGAAAGAAAAATGACTATTGAAGAAAAATTCACTGGATTTAGCTATCAAGACAATCAAAAATACCACCAAGAAGCGGTAGAAAAATATGGTCAAGAAGTCATGGATCAAGCCTTCGAACGCCAAAAAGGTCGTGAAGATGAGTCTACGGCCGCCTTTAACCAAGTTTTTCAATCCTTGGCACAAAACCTTCAAGCTGGTTTACCTGCAACAGCAATTGAAAACCAAGAGCAAGCTGTCAAGCTCTTGCAAGCCATTCGTACTTATGGATTTGACTGCTCTATTGAAGTCTTCGGACATATCGGTAAAGGCTACGTCTGCAACCCAGAGTTCAAGGAAAATATTGACAAGTTTGGATCTGGTACAGCCCAGTACACATCAGATGTCATTGCAGCTTACGTTCGAACAAATGCAGAATAA
- a CDS encoding branched-chain amino acid ABC transporter permease: protein MLQQLVNGLILGSVYALLALGYTMVYGIIKLINFAHGDIYMIGAFIGYFLINSFQMDFFLALIISMAGTALLGVVIEFLAYRPLRHSTRIAVLITAIGVSFLLEYGMVYLVGANTRAFPQVIQTVRYDFGPISLTNVQLMILAVSILLMVLLQLIVQKTKMGKAMRAVSVDSDAAQLMGINVNRTISFTFALGSALAGAAGVLIALYYNSLDPLMGVTPGLKSFVAAVLGGIGIIPGAALGGFVIGLLETFATAFGMSDFRDAIVYGILLLILIVRPAGILGKNVKEKV, encoded by the coding sequence ATGCTCCAACAGCTTGTGAATGGTTTAATTCTGGGTAGTGTTTATGCACTTTTGGCTCTGGGTTATACCATGGTTTATGGAATTATCAAACTCATCAACTTCGCCCATGGTGATATCTATATGATAGGTGCCTTTATTGGTTACTTTTTGATTAATTCCTTCCAAATGGATTTCTTTTTAGCTTTGATTATTTCAATGGCAGGAACCGCACTACTTGGTGTTGTAATTGAATTTCTTGCCTACCGTCCTTTGCGACACTCTACACGTATTGCCGTATTGATTACTGCCATCGGAGTGTCCTTCTTACTAGAATACGGAATGGTTTATCTAGTAGGTGCCAATACTCGCGCCTTTCCTCAAGTCATTCAAACAGTTCGCTATGATTTTGGGCCAATTAGCTTGACAAATGTTCAATTGATGATTTTAGCAGTTTCTATATTGTTAATGGTTCTATTGCAATTGATCGTCCAAAAAACAAAAATGGGGAAAGCCATGCGTGCGGTATCCGTAGATAGCGATGCAGCTCAATTGATGGGAATTAATGTAAATCGAACAATCAGCTTTACCTTTGCTTTGGGTTCAGCTCTTGCTGGTGCAGCAGGTGTCCTCATTGCCCTTTACTACAACTCTCTTGACCCTTTGATGGGTGTGACTCCAGGTCTAAAATCATTCGTTGCAGCTGTACTCGGTGGTATCGGGATTATTCCTGGTGCGGCTCTTGGTGGCTTTGTAATTGGTCTATTGGAAACCTTTGCGACAGCCTTTGGGATGTCAGACTTCCGTGATGCCATTGTTTATGGAATCTTGTTGTTAATTTTGATTGTCCGCCCTGCAGGTATCCTTGGTAAGAATGTGAAAGAGAAGGTGTAA
- a CDS encoding YlbG family protein, translating into MFEKVNRSGLIIYLYYNRDAKKLQEYGDICYHSKKHRYLQLYVPTEELDDLVERLGKERFIKKIRRCHIQELETPFVGNLYRNEENVII; encoded by the coding sequence ATGTTTGAAAAGGTCAATCGATCAGGATTAATCATCTATCTTTACTATAATCGGGATGCAAAGAAACTTCAGGAATACGGTGACATCTGTTACCATTCTAAGAAGCATCGTTACTTGCAGCTCTATGTTCCAACTGAGGAGTTAGATGACTTAGTAGAGAGATTAGGTAAGGAAAGATTTATCAAGAAAATTAGACGGTGTCACATTCAAGAGTTAGAAACTCCCTTCGTTGGCAATCTCTATCGAAACGAAGAAAACGTTATCATTTAA
- a CDS encoding DegV family protein, which yields MTWKIVADSGCDYRQLATPAIDTEFVSVPLTIQVSDQVFIDDANLNIDHMMRTMYATSEASKSACPSPDDYLRAFEDAKHIFVVTITGTLSGSHNSAQLAKNIYLEEHPDTQIHVIDSLSAGGEVDLIVEKINELIDQGLSYEEIVEAITAYQEKTKLLFVLAKVDNLVKNGRLSKLIGTVVGLLNIRMVGEASETGTLELLQKARGSKKSLQAAYEELIKAGYAGGRIVMAHRSNEKFCQQLSERLIQTFPQANIKILPTSGLCSFYAEDSGLLMGYEIN from the coding sequence ATGACGTGGAAGATTGTAGCTGACTCTGGTTGTGATTATCGTCAACTGGCAACTCCTGCTATTGATACTGAATTTGTTAGTGTTCCTTTGACCATTCAAGTATCTGATCAGGTCTTTATAGATGATGCCAATCTCAACATTGACCACATGATGCGAACCATGTATGCAACTTCTGAGGCTTCAAAATCTGCCTGTCCTAGTCCGGATGATTACTTGCGTGCATTTGAAGATGCCAAGCATATCTTTGTCGTTACCATTACTGGTACTCTTTCTGGTAGCCATAATAGTGCACAGCTCGCTAAAAATATCTACCTTGAAGAACATCCTGACACTCAGATTCATGTTATTGATAGTTTATCTGCGGGTGGGGAAGTTGACTTGATTGTCGAAAAAATCAATGAATTGATTGATCAAGGACTTTCTTATGAGGAGATTGTTGAAGCTATCACAGCCTACCAAGAAAAAACAAAGTTGCTCTTTGTCCTTGCTAAGGTCGATAACTTGGTTAAAAATGGCCGTTTGAGCAAACTTATCGGTACAGTTGTTGGTCTTCTCAACATCCGTATGGTCGGGGAAGCAAGTGAAACTGGAACCTTAGAACTGCTCCAAAAAGCTCGTGGATCCAAAAAATCCCTTCAAGCAGCCTATGAAGAACTCATCAAAGCTGGCTACGCTGGTGGCCGTATCGTCATGGCGCATCGCAGCAATGAAAAATTCTGTCAACAATTGTCAGAACGCTTGATCCAAACCTTCCCACAAGCCAATATCAAAATTCTCCCAACCTCTGGTCTTTGCAGTTTTTATGCAGAAGATAGCGGTTTGTTGATGGGATATGAAATCAACTAA
- the upp gene encoding uracil phosphoribosyltransferase translates to MGKIEVINHPLIQHKLSILRRTDTSTKAFRELVDEIAMLMGYEVLRDLPLEDVEIETPITKTVQKQLAGKKLAIVPILRAGIGMVDGLLNLVPAAKVGHIGMYRNEETLQPVEYLVKLPEDIDQRQIFVVDPMLATGGSAILAVDSLKKRGASNIKFVCLVSAPEGVKALQEAHPDVEIFTAALDERLNEHGYIVPGLGDAGDRLFGTK, encoded by the coding sequence ATGGGAAAAATTGAAGTCATTAATCATCCACTCATTCAACACAAATTGTCAATCTTGCGTCGTACAGACACTTCTACAAAAGCTTTTCGTGAGCTAGTAGATGAGATTGCAATGTTGATGGGATATGAAGTACTTCGTGATCTTCCACTTGAAGATGTGGAAATCGAAACACCAATCACAAAAACAGTTCAAAAACAATTGGCTGGTAAAAAATTGGCGATTGTCCCAATCTTGCGTGCAGGTATCGGGATGGTAGATGGTCTCTTGAATCTGGTTCCAGCAGCAAAAGTTGGACACATCGGTATGTACCGTAATGAAGAAACCCTTCAACCAGTTGAATACTTGGTGAAATTGCCTGAAGATATTGACCAACGTCAAATCTTTGTCGTTGACCCAATGCTTGCAACAGGTGGCTCAGCAATCTTGGCTGTAGATTCGCTTAAAAAACGTGGCGCATCCAATATCAAGTTTGTCTGCCTAGTATCTGCTCCAGAAGGAGTGAAAGCCCTTCAAGAAGCACACCCAGATGTAGAAATTTTTACTGCGGCCTTGGATGAACGCTTGAACGAACACGGTTATATCGTTCCAGGTCTTGGAGATGCTGGAGACCGCTTGTTCGGTACCAAATAA
- a CDS encoding NAD(P)/FAD-dependent oxidoreductase, which translates to MKHFDTIVIGGGPAGMMATISSSFYGQKTLLIEKNRKLGKKLAGTGGGRCNVTNNGSLDDLLAGIPGNGRFLYSVFSQFDNHDIINFFTENGVKLKVEDHGRVFPATDKSRTIIEALEKKIIELGGQIATQTEIVSVKKIDDHFVLKSADQSFTCDKLIVTTGGKSYPSTGSTGFGHEIARHFKHTITELEAAESPLLTDLPHKALQGISLDDVTLSYGKHVITHDLLFTHFGLSGPAALRMSSFVKGGEVLSLDVLPQLSEKDLAAFLEENREKSLKNALKTLLPERLAEFLVQGYPEKVKQLTEKEREQLLQSIKALKIPVTGKMSLAKSFVTKGGVSLKEINPKTLESKLVPGLHFAGEVLDINAHTGGFNITSALCTGWVAGSNPISTK; encoded by the coding sequence ATGAAACATTTTGATACTATTGTCATCGGTGGAGGGCCTGCTGGTATGATGGCTACGATTTCCAGTAGCTTTTATGGTCAGAAAACCCTTCTCATCGAAAAAAATCGGAAACTCGGAAAAAAATTAGCTGGTACAGGTGGTGGTCGTTGCAATGTAACTAACAATGGAAGTCTAGATGACCTACTAGCTGGCATCCCTGGAAATGGACGCTTTCTATACAGTGTCTTTTCCCAGTTTGATAACCATGATATCATCAACTTTTTCACGGAAAACGGTGTTAAACTAAAGGTTGAGGACCACGGCCGTGTCTTTCCTGCTACTGACAAATCTCGGACCATTATCGAAGCCTTGGAGAAGAAAATCATTGAACTTGGTGGGCAAATTGCTACTCAAACAGAGATTGTTTCGGTTAAAAAGATAGACGACCATTTTGTCCTTAAGTCCGCAGACCAAAGCTTCACTTGTGATAAGCTGATTGTTACAACAGGTGGCAAATCTTATCCTTCGACTGGTTCGACTGGTTTTGGTCACGAGATTGCCCGTCATTTTAAGCACACCATTACAGAGCTTGAGGCAGCTGAAAGTCCTTTATTGACAGATCTTCCACATAAGGCCTTGCAGGGAATTTCGCTGGATGATGTGACCTTAAGCTATGGCAAGCATGTCATCACTCATGATCTACTCTTTACCCACTTTGGTTTGTCCGGCCCTGCTGCCCTACGTATGTCTAGCTTTGTCAAGGGCGGAGAGGTTCTCTCACTCGATGTTTTGCCTCAACTTTCTGAGAAGGACTTGGCTGCATTTCTAGAAGAGAATCGGGAAAAATCCTTGAAAAATGCTTTAAAAACCTTGCTTCCGGAACGCTTGGCAGAATTTTTGGTGCAAGGCTATCCTGAAAAAGTCAAACAACTGACTGAAAAGGAACGCGAACAACTTCTCCAGTCCATCAAGGCTCTCAAAATCCCTGTGACTGGAAAAATGTCTCTTGCCAAGTCCTTTGTCACCAAAGGCGGTGTCAGTCTCAAGGAAATCAATCCCAAAACTCTGGAAAGTAAGCTGGTACCTGGTCTCCACTTTGCAGGCGAGGTACTGGATATCAATGCCCACACGGGTGGCTTTAACATCACTTCTGCCCTCTGCACCGGCTGGGTGGCAGGCTCAAATCCAATAAGTACCAAATAA
- a CDS encoding ATP-dependent Clp protease proteolytic subunit: MIPVVIEQTSRGERSYDIYSRLLKDRIIMLTGPVEDNMANSVIAQLLFLDAQDSTKDIYLYVNTPGGSVSAGLAIVDTMNFIRADVQTIVMGMAASMGTIIASSGAKGKRFMLPNAEYMIHQPMGGTGGGTQQTDMAIAAEHLLKTRKTLEQILADNSGKTVEQIHVDAERDYWMSAQETLEYGFIDEIMVNNSLS, translated from the coding sequence ATGATTCCTGTAGTTATTGAACAAACAAGCCGTGGAGAACGTTCCTATGATATTTACTCACGTTTACTAAAAGATCGTATCATCATGTTGACTGGACCAGTTGAAGACAACATGGCCAACTCCGTTATCGCCCAATTGCTCTTCTTGGATGCCCAAGACAGTACAAAAGATATTTACCTTTATGTAAATACTCCGGGTGGTTCTGTTTCAGCTGGTTTGGCAATCGTTGATACCATGAACTTTATCAGGGCAGATGTCCAAACCATCGTGATGGGGATGGCGGCCTCAATGGGGACTATCATTGCATCAAGTGGAGCAAAAGGCAAACGTTTCATGCTTCCAAATGCAGAGTACATGATTCACCAACCAATGGGTGGTACAGGTGGTGGTACCCAACAAACCGATATGGCAATCGCTGCAGAGCACTTGCTTAAAACTCGTAAGACTTTGGAGCAAATTCTTGCAGATAACTCTGGTAAAACAGTTGAGCAAATTCATGTAGACGCAGAACGTGATTACTGGATGAGCGCCCAAGAAACACTTGAGTATGGTTTTATTGATGAAATCATGGTCAACAATTCTTTGAGCTAA
- a CDS encoding branched-chain amino acid ABC transporter permease yields the protein MKTNLKVNILWLFLLLAGYGLISVLVSAGVLNLFHVQILEQIGINIILAVGLNLIVGFSGQFSLGHAGFMAIGAYAAAIIGSKSPTYGAFFGAMVLGALISGAVALLVGIPTLRLKGDYLAVATLGVSEIIRIFIINGGSLTNGAAGILGIPNFTTWQMVYLFVIITTIATLNFLRSPIGRSTLSVREDEIAAESVGVNTTKIKIIAFVFGAITASIAGSLQAGFIGSVVPKDYTFINSINVLIIVVFGGLGSITGTIVSAIVLGILNMLLQDVASVRMIIYALALVLVMIFRPGGLLGTWELSLSRFFKKSKKEGQN from the coding sequence ATGAAGACAAATCTTAAAGTAAATATTCTCTGGTTATTCCTTCTATTAGCGGGTTATGGATTGATTAGTGTACTAGTTTCTGCTGGTGTTCTCAATCTATTCCATGTCCAAATTTTAGAACAAATTGGGATTAATATCATCCTTGCAGTAGGTTTGAACTTAATTGTTGGTTTTTCAGGACAATTCTCACTTGGACATGCTGGTTTTATGGCGATTGGGGCTTATGCAGCAGCGATTATTGGCTCAAAATCACCAACCTATGGTGCTTTCTTTGGAGCAATGGTCTTGGGAGCCTTGATTTCTGGTGCAGTAGCTTTGCTCGTTGGAATTCCAACTCTACGCTTGAAGGGGGACTATCTGGCCGTCGCGACACTAGGTGTTTCAGAAATCATTCGTATCTTTATCATTAATGGTGGAAGTTTGACCAACGGTGCTGCTGGTATCTTGGGTATCCCTAACTTCACAACTTGGCAAATGGTTTACCTTTTTGTGATTATCACAACTATTGCAACCCTCAACTTCTTACGTAGTCCGATTGGACGCTCTACTCTATCTGTTCGTGAGGATGAGATTGCTGCGGAGTCTGTTGGGGTAAATACCACAAAGATCAAAATAATCGCTTTTGTCTTTGGTGCCATTACAGCAAGTATTGCTGGTTCACTTCAGGCTGGTTTTATCGGATCTGTTGTACCAAAAGATTACACCTTTATTAATTCTATCAATGTGTTGATTATCGTAGTATTTGGTGGACTTGGTTCTATTACAGGTACGATCGTTTCTGCGATTGTTTTGGGAATTTTAAATATGCTCCTTCAAGATGTGGCTAGCGTACGTATGATCATATATGCTTTAGCTCTTGTATTGGTGATGATTTTCAGACCAGGTGGACTTCTTGGAACATGGGAATTGAGTCTATCACGTTTCTTTAAAAAATCTAAGAAGGAGGGACAAAACTAA
- a CDS encoding TetR/AcrR family transcriptional regulator — protein MYERKISEKSLENLRKSNQESNFLTREAIETALLQLLEKKDLAKISISELVKRAGVSRAAFYRNYDSKEEILESVFKRSVHNIMEQLSHYDVKTDLYLVWVHLFRAAKKEAKVIQLALDYHLEKIFVQAMQEFLEKYHGKSKGVSSYLHSFWSSAIVSVLLKWIKDGMKVPAEKIADLRLPFFKK, from the coding sequence ATGTATGAACGTAAAATATCCGAAAAATCTCTTGAAAATCTCAGAAAATCAAATCAAGAATCCAATTTCTTGACCAGAGAAGCGATTGAGACTGCTCTTTTGCAACTTCTAGAGAAAAAGGACTTGGCAAAGATTAGTATTTCAGAGTTGGTCAAGAGGGCAGGTGTCTCTCGCGCCGCCTTCTATCGTAACTATGACTCTAAAGAAGAGATTTTGGAAAGTGTCTTTAAACGCAGTGTCCATAATATCATGGAACAGCTCAGCCACTACGATGTTAAAACGGACCTTTATTTGGTTTGGGTTCACCTTTTCCGCGCAGCCAAGAAAGAAGCCAAGGTTATCCAACTTGCTCTGGACTATCATTTGGAAAAGATTTTTGTCCAAGCCATGCAGGAATTTCTAGAAAAATACCACGGAAAGTCAAAAGGAGTTAGCAGCTACCTTCATTCCTTTTGGAGTTCTGCCATCGTATCGGTTCTGCTCAAATGGATCAAAGATGGCATGAAGGTTCCAGCTGAAAAGATTGCAGATTTACGCTTGCCATTTTTCAAAAAATAG
- a CDS encoding DUF1697 domain-containing protein, translated as MEHIILLRGVTPNGKNAIPKMSYLVDILTETGFQHVRTYIQSGNIILESDLTLEEIREQVHALIKNKIGADLKMIIKNKSDFTKIVQENPFGEHYLYDRIHVIFYQESIQSLPLEKLKIDHGEEEICIGNHCLYLYLPRTAKRKKLNTNYLEKLFGVDLTMRKLNVVEKLLTK; from the coding sequence TTGGAACATATTATTTTACTAAGAGGCGTTACTCCTAATGGAAAAAATGCTATCCCGAAAATGTCTTATTTGGTAGATATTTTGACAGAAACTGGGTTTCAACACGTCCGAACCTATATTCAAAGTGGAAATATCATTCTTGAAAGTGACTTAACCCTAGAAGAAATACGAGAACAGGTTCATGCTCTAATAAAGAATAAAATTGGTGCTGACTTAAAAATGATAATCAAGAATAAAAGTGATTTTACAAAAATTGTCCAAGAAAACCCGTTTGGAGAACACTATCTTTATGACCGTATACACGTGATTTTTTATCAAGAATCTATTCAAAGTCTCCCTTTAGAAAAATTAAAAATTGATCACGGTGAAGAAGAAATTTGTATCGGTAACCATTGTCTTTACCTCTATCTCCCTAGAACTGCAAAACGAAAAAAGCTCAATACCAACTATCTTGAAAAGCTATTTGGCGTTGATCTGACCATGCGAAAACTGAATGTAGTAGAAAAATTACTAACAAAATAA
- a CDS encoding deoxycytidylate deaminase, producing MTEKRLAWDEYFAAQALLIANRSTCKRAKVGAVLVKDNKVISTGYNGSVSGTEHCIDHECLVIEGHCVRTLHAEVNAILQGAERGVPRGFTAYVTHFPCLNCTKQLLQVGCKRVVYINQYRMDDYAKYLYQEKGTELTHLPLETVQTALQEADLI from the coding sequence ATGACAGAAAAAAGACTGGCTTGGGATGAGTACTTTGCAGCCCAGGCTTTACTGATTGCCAATCGTTCGACCTGCAAACGTGCCAAGGTGGGAGCTGTCCTAGTCAAGGACAATAAGGTCATTTCAACAGGCTACAATGGTTCCGTATCAGGAACGGAGCACTGTATTGACCATGAATGTTTAGTCATTGAAGGTCACTGTGTCCGAACCCTTCACGCCGAGGTCAATGCCATCTTACAAGGGGCCGAACGAGGTGTTCCCAGAGGTTTTACAGCCTATGTGACCCATTTCCCTTGTCTGAACTGCACCAAACAACTGCTACAGGTTGGTTGCAAGCGCGTGGTTTATATTAACCAGTACCGAATGGATGACTATGCCAAATACCTCTATCAAGAAAAAGGGACCGAGCTAACCCATTTACCATTAGAGACTGTTCAGACAGCTCTCCAAGAGGCAGATTTGATTTAA
- a CDS encoding ABC transporter substrate-binding protein, whose amino-acid sequence MKKKFALSFVALASVALLAACGEVKSGASNAAGNSVDEKTIKIGFNFEETGAVAAYGTSEQKGAQLAVDEINAAGGIDGKQIEVVDKDNKSETAEAASVTTNLVTQSKVAAIVGPATSGATAAAVANATKAGVPLISPSATQDGLTKGQDYLFIGTFQDSFQGKIISNYVTNKLNAKKVVLYTDNASDYAKGIAKSFREAYKGEIVADETFVAGDTDFQAALTKMKGKDFDAIVVPGYYTEAGKIVNQARGMGIDKPIVGGDGFNGEEFVQQATAEKASNIYFISGFSTTVDVSEKAKAFLEAYRAKYNEEPSTFSALAYDSVYLVANAAKGAKNSGEIKDNLAKTKDFDGVTGQTSFDADHNTVKTAYMMTMNNGKVEAAEVVKP is encoded by the coding sequence ATGAAGAAAAAATTTGCCCTATCTTTTGTGGCCCTTGCTAGCGTAGCCCTTCTCGCCGCTTGTGGAGAGGTCAAATCAGGAGCCTCAAACGCTGCTGGTAACTCAGTCGATGAAAAGACAATTAAAATCGGATTTAACTTTGAAGAAACAGGTGCCGTAGCAGCCTACGGAACATCTGAACAAAAAGGAGCTCAACTTGCCGTTGATGAAATCAATGCAGCAGGTGGTATCGATGGAAAACAAATCGAAGTTGTAGACAAAGACAACAAGTCAGAAACTGCTGAAGCAGCTTCTGTTACAACGAACCTTGTAACCCAATCAAAAGTAGCAGCTATTGTAGGACCTGCAACATCTGGTGCAACTGCCGCAGCTGTAGCTAACGCTACCAAAGCTGGAGTGCCATTGATCTCACCAAGTGCTACTCAAGATGGATTGACAAAAGGTCAAGATTACCTATTTATCGGAACATTCCAAGATAGCTTCCAAGGGAAGATTATTTCTAACTATGTAACAAACAAGTTGAATGCTAAGAAGGTTGTTCTTTATACTGACAATGCTAGTGACTATGCTAAAGGTATTGCTAAATCTTTCCGTGAAGCCTACAAGGGTGAGATTGTAGCAGATGAAACGTTTGTAGCAGGTGATACAGACTTTCAAGCAGCCCTTACTAAAATGAAAGGGAAAGACTTTGACGCTATCGTTGTTCCAGGTTACTACACAGAAGCAGGTAAAATTGTAAACCAAGCTCGTGGTATGGGAATTGATAAACCAATCGTTGGTGGTGATGGATTTAACGGTGAAGAATTTGTTCAACAAGCAACAGCTGAAAAAGCATCAAACATTTACTTCATCTCAGGATTCTCAACTACAGTTGATGTTTCTGAAAAAGCTAAAGCCTTCCTTGAGGCATATCGTGCTAAATACAATGAAGAACCTTCAACCTTCTCAGCCTTGGCTTATGACTCAGTTTACCTAGTAGCCAATGCTGCAAAAGGTGCTAAAAACTCAGGTGAAATCAAGGATAACCTTGCTAAAACAAAAGATTTTGATGGTGTAACTGGTCAAACGAGCTTTGATGCTGACCACAATACAGTGAAAACTGCTTACATGATGACCATGAACAATGGTAAAGTAGAAGCAGCAGAAGTTGTAAAACCATGA
- a CDS encoding 8-oxo-dGTP diphosphatase encodes MNRRESVEFVNMCMIKYGNKVLVQDRVSPDWPGITFPGGHVERGESFVDAVIREVREETGLTISKPQLCGIKDWYDDEDYRYVVLFYKTELFTGELQSSDEGKVWWEDFDNLSHLKLATNDMSDMLRVFVEEDLSEFFYYKDGEDWLYDLK; translated from the coding sequence ATGAACAGAAGAGAGTCAGTCGAATTTGTCAACATGTGCATGATTAAATACGGAAACAAGGTTCTGGTCCAAGACCGAGTTAGTCCTGACTGGCCTGGCATTACTTTTCCTGGCGGGCATGTTGAACGCGGCGAATCCTTTGTTGATGCTGTCATTCGTGAAGTGAGAGAAGAAACGGGTCTGACCATTTCCAAACCCCAACTCTGTGGTATCAAAGATTGGTATGATGATGAGGATTACCGTTATGTTGTCCTTTTTTACAAGACAGAACTCTTTACTGGTGAACTCCAGTCTTCAGACGAAGGGAAGGTTTGGTGGGAGGATTTTGACAATCTATCTCATCTAAAACTTGCTACTAATGATATGTCTGATATGCTTCGTGTATTTGTAGAAGAGGATCTGAGTGAATTCTTCTACTACAAAGACGGCGAAGACTGGCTTTATGATTTGAAGTAA